A single window of Zootoca vivipara chromosome 17, rZooViv1.1, whole genome shotgun sequence DNA harbors:
- the LOC118078611 gene encoding tigger transposable element-derived protein 1-like: protein MDAAKGVTRIMPNQPAVLEEVEKLLLIWMQEKQRAGDTVTKAVICEKAKALHADLIQQQAGSSDAEPEVFKASRGWFERFKTRSGVHSMVRHGEAAGSDVPAAEKFAPEFLQVVAEQGYLPQQVFNCDKTRLFWKRMPKRTFLTQEEAKLPGHKPMKDHLTLLFCANASGDLKIKPMLVYQSENPRAFKKHKIDKGKLRVLWRSNSKAWVTRVLFVEWVNLVLGPAVKQYLLDKDLPLKAVLLMDNAPAHPPGLEDDLLPDFRFIKIMFLPLNTTPLLQPMDQQVIANFKKLYTKELFRRCFEVTDTTNLTLRDFWKNHFDIASCVRMIVTAWDGVSQRVLNSTWHKLWTDCVAKRDTDASAPAPETTVLEDIVSLGRDIGLEVTAEDVCELLEGQDQELSTQELVELQAEVTQEETQTPLEEEEAEVEHVSSMELKDICQQWESVQRFARQHHPDKSLARDLAKTFDTRVMSSFRGMLKRRQKQQSMDRFITKKPRVEEEPAASEASQPETVAACSSVPSTSSTT, encoded by the coding sequence ATGGATGCAGCCAAGGGAGTCACCAGAATCATGCCCAACCAGCCAGCTGTTCTTGAGGAGGTCGAGAAGTTGCTCCTCATCTGGATGCAGGAGAAGCAGCGTGCAGGGGACACAGTGACCAAGGCTGTCATTTGCGAGAAGGCCAAGGCCTTGCACGCAGACCTCATCCAGCAACAGGCAGGATCCTCAGACGCGGAACCAGAAGTCTTCAAGGCGAGCAGAGGCTGGTTTGAAAGGTTCAAAACCAGATCTGGAGTTCACAGCATGGTCAGGCATGGAGAGGCGGCCGGTTCGGATGTTCCTGCAGCTGAGAAGTTTGCCCCAGAGTTCCTTCAGGTCGTGGCTGAGCAGGGCTACCTTCCACAGCAGGTCTTCAACTGTGACAAGACCAGGCTGTTTTGGAAGAGGATGCCCAAAAGGACCTTTCTCACTCAAGAGGAGGCCAAGCTGCCTGGCCACAAGCCCATGAAGGACCATCTGACCCTCCTCTTCTGTGCCAACGCCAGCGGTGACCTGAAGATCAAGCCCATGCTGGTGTACCAGTCAGAGAACCCACGGGCCTTCAAGAAACACAAGATCGACAAAGGCAAGCTGAGAGTGCTGTGGCGATCCAACAGTAAGGCTTGGGTCACACGCGTCCTCTTTGTGGAGTGGGTCAATCTGGTTTTGGGCCCTGCTGTCAAGCAGTACCTGCTGGACAAGGACCTGCCACTGAAGGCTGTGCTTCTGATGGACAATGCTCCTGCTCATCCTCCAGGCCTTGAAGACGACTTGCTGCCGGACTTCCGCTTTATCAAGATCATGTTCTTGCCGCTTAACACTACCCCACTTCTGCAGCCAATGGATCAGCAGGTCATCGCCAACTTCAAGAAGCTCTACACCAAGGAGCTTTTCAGGCGCTGCTTCGAGGTGACCGATACCACCAACCTCACCCTGCGTGATTTCTGGAAGAACCACTTCGACATTGCCAGCTGCGTGAGGATGATCGTCACAGCCTGGGACGGGGTCAGCCAGAGAGTCCTGAACTCCACTTGGCACAAGCTGTGGACAGACTGTGTGGCAAAAAGAGACACTGATGCTTCTGCGCCTGCACCAGAGACAACAGTGCTGGAGGACATTGTTTCATTGGGGAGGGACATTGGCCTTGAGGTCACAGCGGAGGACGTCTGCGAGCTTCTGGAGGGGCAAGACCAGGAGCTGAGCACCCAGGAGCTGGTCGAACTGCAGGCAGAGGTTACGCAGGAGGAGACCCAGACCcctttggaagaggaagaggcggaAGTTGAGCACGTGTCCTCCATGGAACTGAAGGACATCTGTCAACAGTGGGAAAGCGTGCAAAGGTTTGCACGCCAACACCACCCAGACAAGAGCCTGGCACGTGACCTTGCAAAGACTTTCGATACAAGGGTCATGTCCTCTTTCAGAGGGATGCTGAAAAGGCGGCAGAAGCAGCAGTCCATGGACAGGTTCATCACGAAGAAGCCAAGAGTGGAAGAGGAACCTGCTGCTTCTGAGGCTAGCCAGCCTGAGACTGTTGCTGCCTGCTCTTCAGTGCCTTCAACCAGTTCTACCACTTGA